In one window of Nicotiana tabacum cultivar K326 chromosome 12, ASM71507v2, whole genome shotgun sequence DNA:
- the LOC107787803 gene encoding uncharacterized protein LOC107787803, with protein sequence MAKIVSLLATLVVALLSLSFPLECKANYYYSSPPPPTKKYVYSSPPPPVYKYKSPPPPPPVYKSPPPPVYKYKSPPPPPPVYKYKSPPPPPPVYKSPPPPVYKYKSPPPPVYKYKSPPPPPPVYKSPPPPVYKYKSPPPPVYKYKSPPPPPPVYKSPPPPVYKYKSPPPPPPVYKSPPPPVYKYKSPPPPVYKHKSPPPPPPVYKYKSPPPPVYKYKSPPPPPPVYKSPPPPIYKYKSPPPPPPVYKSPPPPVYKYKSPPPPPPVYKSPPPPYHYYYTSPPPPHY encoded by the coding sequence ATGGCTAAAATAGTCTCTCTTCTCGCCACTCTTGTAGTGGCTTTACTGTCCCTTAGCTTTCCTTTAGAATGCAAAGCAAATTACTACTATAGTTCTCCTCCTCCACCAACCAAGAAGTACGTGTACTCATCACCACCACCTCCAGTTTATAAGTACAAATCCCCGCCACCACCTCCTCCGGTTTATAAATCTCCACCACCACCTGTTTACAAATACAAGtctcctccacctcctcctccagtTTACAAGTACAAGtcaccaccacctcctcctccagTTTATAAATCACCACCACCACCTGTTTACAAGTACAAGTCCCCACCACCACCCGTTTACAAATACAAGTCTCCACCACCACCTCCACCGGTCTATAAATCCCCACCACCACCTGTTTACAAGTACAAGTCCCCACCACCACCCGTTTACAAATACAAGTCTCCACCACCACCTCCACCGGTCTATAAATCCCCACCACCACCCGTTTATAAGTACAAGTCTCCACCACCACCTCCACCCGTTTATAAATCCCCACCACCACCCGTTTATAAGTACAAGTCTCCACCACCACCCGTTTACAAGCATAAGTCTCCTCCACCACCTCCTCCGGTTTACAAATACAAATCACCACCACCACCCGTTTATAAATACAAATCACCACCACCGCCTCCTCCGGTCTACAAATCTCCACCACCACCTATTTACAAGTACAAGTCTCCTCCACCACCTCCTCCAGTCTACAAATCCCCACCACCACCCGTTTACAAGTATAAGTCACCACCGCCTCCTCCACCAGTTTACAAATCTCCACCACCCCCTTACCACTATTATTACACATCTCCACCTCCTCCTCACTACTAG